In a genomic window of Nothobranchius furzeri strain GRZ-AD chromosome 14, NfurGRZ-RIMD1, whole genome shotgun sequence:
- the LOC107389448 gene encoding olfactory receptor 13C9-like codes for MDNETNASYLTLSGFGEMNKYRYLFFAILFTIYVLIICSNSTIVYIIWKTQNLHEPMYIFIAALLFNCVVYATTVYPKLLIDFVSEKQIISYSACLFQFFMFYSVGGTEFLLLAAMAFDRYVSICKPLLYQTIMRKSTVNIILILVWFLPACHIAAETILSAETKICNINMKGIFCNNVFFSLHCVKSRALTVLGLVSLLDLVLLPMLFTFFTYAKIFLVLFQNGKIFRRKAAETCIPHLLVLINFSYLAAYDVAIARVESDVSKIAHFIMTLQIFLYHPLFNPFIYGLKMKDISKQLKHFYLNKV; via the coding sequence ATGGATAATGAGACTAATGCATCCTATTTAACTCTTAGTGGGTTCGGAGAAATGAACAAATACAGGTATTTGTTTTTTGCCATTTTGTTTACCATATATGTTTTAATTATATGTAGTAATTCTACTATTGTGTATATTATCTGGAAAACACAAAACCTCCATGAGCCCATGTACatttttattgctgctttgttaTTTAACTGTGTTGTTTACGCCACCACTGTTTACCCAAAACTCCTGATAGACTTTGTATCTGAAAAACAGATCATATCATATTCAGCCTGCCTCTTCCAGTTCTTTATGTTTTATTCTGTAGGTGGAACAGAATTCTTACTGTTGGCAGCCATGGCTTTTGACAGATACGTGTCCATTTGTAAACCTCTGCTATATCAAACTATCATGAGGAAAAGTACAGTGAATATTATCCTGATTTTAGTTTGGTTTTTACCTGCCTGTCACATTGCAGCTGAAACTATTTTAAGTGCTGAAACAAAAATATGCAATATAAATATGAAAGGAATATTTTGTAACAatgtttttttctcccttcaTTGTGTCAAATCAAGAGCACTTACTGTGTTGGGACTTGTTTCTTTATTAGATCTTGTTTTACTTCCCATGCTTTTCACATTTTTCACATATGCAAAGATATTTCTAGTATTGTTTCAAAATGGTAAAATATTCAGGAGAAAGGCTGCTGAGACCTGCATACCCCACCTTTTAGTTTTAATCAACTTCTCTTATTTAGCAGCTTATGATGTTGCTATAGCTCGAGTGGAGTCAGATGTTTCTAAAATTGCTCATTTTATAATGACTTTGCAAATATTTTTGTACCATCCTCTGTTTAATCCTTTTATCTATGGCCTTAAAATGAAAGATATTTCAAAGCaactgaaacacttttatttaaacAAAGTGTAA